In the Harmonia axyridis chromosome 3, icHarAxyr1.1, whole genome shotgun sequence genome, one interval contains:
- the LOC123674493 gene encoding uncharacterized protein LOC123674493 → MDLRFHPYKLAIVQQLHPGDYAQRMNFAREMEALIDQNENLILFMSDEAHFHLNGMVNRQNCRYWANENPQHLHERPLHSPKVTVWCAVSQTRIIGPYFFEDVNGRAVTVNSERYVEMINNFFIPELRRQRVPIRRVWFQQDGATAHTARASMDVIRPLFPGRLISRFGDVHWPPRSPDLSICDFFLWGHLKARVYETKPRT, encoded by the coding sequence ATGGATCTTCGCTTTCACCCCTACAAATTGGCCATTGTGCAACAGTTACACCCCGGAGATTATGCACAACGAATGAACTTCGCACGTGAGATGGAAGCACTGATCGATCAAAATGAGAACCTCATTTTGTTCATGAGTGACGAAGCCCACTTTCACCTCAACGGCATGGTTAACCGGCAGAATTGCCGTTATTGGGCTAATGAAAATCCGCAACACTTACACGAAAGACCGCTGCACAGCCCAAAAGTTACGGTTTGGTGCGCTGTATCGCAAACTCGCATCATTGGCCCTTACTTCTTCGAAGACGTTAATGGTCGTGCTGTTACCGTGAACTCAGAGCGGTACGTCGAAATGATCAACAACTTCTTTATCCCCGAATTACGACGGCAACGTGTTCCAATCCGACGTGTGTGGTTCCAACAGGATGGGGCGACCGCCCACACAGCCAGAGCATCAATGGACGTTATTCGCCCTCTCTTCCCTGGTCGCCTTATTTCCAGGTTTGGCGATGTTCATTGGCCTCCCCGGTCCCCAGATTTATCCATATGCGATTTTTTCTTATGGGGACACCTCAAGGCTAGAGTATACGAGACCAAGCCCCGAACTTGA